In the genome of Thermodesulfobacteriota bacterium, the window TAAAACGGTAATCTATGGACCGAAAGCACATACTGAACTACTGGATTGATAGTGCCGACAACGACTTTAAAGCGATGTCGCACTTGTTTGAAAAAGGTGACTATTCATGGGCCTTGTTTATCGGTCATCTGATAATCGAAAAATTGTTAAAGGCTTTTTATGTTCAACAGGTCGACATAGCCCCGCCCTTTATTCACGATCTTGTGCGGCTTTCGACAAGCGCGGGTCTTGAGCTGACCGAAAGTCAGAAAGATACTCTTGATACGATATCCACATTCAACCTGCGTGCGCGATATGACGATTATAAAATGGATTTTCACAGGAAGTGCGATCAGGAATTTACAACAAAATGGATATGTGAAATTGAGGCGTTTAGAACATGGATAAAAAACAAGCTCCTGAATCCGTAGTGGAATACGCTCGTTTTATACGCCAGACAACTCCCAATGTTCGGGGAATATATCTTTTCGGTTCATACGCAAAAGGTACGCATAATAAAAACAGCGATATCGATCTGGCCGTAATTTTCGACATCCTTCATGATTCGTTTGACATGCAGGTCGACTTAATGAAAAAGAGGCGACAATTTGATACCCGCATCGAGCCCCATCCTTTTGCTTC includes:
- a CDS encoding HEPN domain-containing protein; this encodes MDRKHILNYWIDSADNDFKAMSHLFEKGDYSWALFIGHLIIEKLLKAFYVQQVDIAPPFIHDLVRLSTSAGLELTESQKDTLDTISTFNLRARYDDYKMDFHRKCDQEFTTKWICEIEAFRTWIKNKLLNP
- a CDS encoding nucleotidyltransferase domain-containing protein, whose product is MDKKQAPESVVEYARFIRQTTPNVRGIYLFGSYAKGTHNKNSDIDLAVIFDILHDSFDMQVDLMKKRRQFDTRIEPHPFASADFNSSHPLAKEIIRHGLEII